AATGTTGTCTGGTACTGCGGTAAATGTTGCCACATAGCCGCCAAGCAAGAACGCGGCAGCTTGCGTCAGAAACCACATCCCGAGAATAAAGCCCATCAAATGCTGCGGCACCAGGGCAGCAATCATCGCCAGGCCAAGGGCACTAATAAACAGTTCACCTAAACTCTGGAATAAGTAAACCAGCACGATAAACCATGGTGATGTCAGCCCTTGTGCATCAGCAAACCACATTCCCGCAGCTGCAGCCGTCAAAAAGCCCAGCGAGCACATAAACATACCGAGAGTAAATTTCATCGGCATCGAGAGGTCTTTGCCTTTGTTACCCAAATGCGTGTAGATACCTGCCAGTATTGGGCTGGCGAGTACCACCCAGAACGGGTTAAGCGCCTGGAAGCTGACCGGGTTGATGGAAAAGCCGAGAATTTCATGATGCACGTTGTTGATGGCAAAGAAGTTCAGCGACGTTGGCATCTGGGCGTAGAGAATGTAAAACACCACCGCTTCGAGCATCAGGACAAAGGCAACAAACATTTTATTGCGCCCGGTTTTATCCAGCTTGAATGCCTGACGAAAGAAGATGATGGTGACGACGATGGAGAGAACAATCAGCACCAGATTGGCGACTTCTACGTTGTGCATCAGCCATGCACAGACGAAGATCATCACCACGCTGCCAAGTAACACGTACAACAGTTTGCTGAAGCTCATCGGCTTGAAGTCGGGTTCAGAACCAATGTTTTTCACCATTCCACGACAGGCGATGTAAACCAATAGCGCGATAATTAATCCCGCACCGCACAGGTTGTAGGTGACTGAATAGCCGAATCTATCAGCGATCACAGGGGCCAACGATAACGCTATCAACGAGCCGATATTGATCGACATATAGAACAGGGTGAATGCGCCATCAAGCCGCGGATCTTTCGGTGGATAGCACTTCGAAAGCAAGCTGGCAGGGTTAGCTTTAAACAGGCCGTTACCGACAGCGATAGTCCCCAGGGCGATGAAAATCAGGTCAGGCTTAAGTAGCGACATGCCGGTCATGAAGTAGCCAATCGCCAGCACAAGTGCTCCGAGAACAATGGTGCGTTTGGTCCCCAGCAGGTGGTCGCCGACATAGCCGCCAATGGAAATGAGGCCATAGACCAGCGCAGCAAACGCACCAAAAGTGACAAAAGCCTGCTCTTGCGAGAATCCAAGCTGTTTAACGAAGAAAACCGCCAGTACGCCCTGCACGCCGTAGTAGCCGAATCGCTCCCATAACTCGACAAAAAAGATCATGAAAAATGGGCGAGGTTGCTGCAGCATCCCCATGGGTGTTGTTGTATTCATATTTATTAACCTTCCAATACCATCCTGAAAAGTATGAACGCGTAAGGGATAACGCGCGAAAAAGTTTACATCTGTCAGAGATTCTTAATATTGATGCGGTGAATAGATTAATACACTATTACAACAGAAAATAACCAGCTGATCACACTAATGATGGAAAATATGATGGTGTTAAATGTTGTATTGGCTGGGGATTTTGATTGCGTACGCAGATCGTAGGCCAGATAAGGCGTATACGCTGCATCAGGTAACAAGGCGCGCCAAAAAGCAAAACGCCCGCATATGCGGGCGTTCAGGCACACGTCGTGGAGGGAAGATTATTCTTCTTCGTCGCGCAGCGGAACAATCAGCATATCAACGTGAACGGTGTTGATCAGCTGACGTGCGGAAGACATCAGTTTGCTCCAGAAGTCCTGGTGGTGACCACAAACCACCAGATCCATATCGTATTTCTTGATTGCATCGACCAGAACCTGGCCCAGATCGCCGCTGCCGCTCAGGGTTTCAGTGATTGGGTAGCCTGCATTAGTGGAAAGCTCGGTCAGCGCATGATGTGTCTCTTCAGAGATGCGTTTCTGCATATCACCCAGATTCACATCAATAAGCCCGGTGTATAGGTCAGAGTAGTTTACATCTACGTGGATCAGAGAAACTTTCGCATTGTAGGGGCGAGCCATAGAGACTGCTTTCTCTACCAGAACTTTGCTTTCCGGGGAGAGATCGACCGCGATGAGAATGTGTTTATAAGCCATAGTGTTACTCCTTCCATAAAGTTGTCGATGACTGGCCAGCTAGCGTTTCTTGTGCCGTTACGTCACCCGCGTCCTGCGAACTACGTGCGCGGGGCTAACCCAGCCGTAAAGATTCAGTGTTAAGACCATCCTTACCTTATAGCGACCCGGATGATCCGTCAATCCGCCTTGCTTACCCGTTAGATAAACAAATTTTCGGCATGAATATATTGATAGTGGTTAACCTTCTGGAAAAAAAACAACCTGATCTCCTACACTATCTATAGAGCCGCTCGGATGTTGGTCACCACAAAAGCGGTTTCTCCAGGACCTGGTGTTAACTGATTGGCAGCGTATCGGGAGCGGTAGCCCCGGGGTGGAACTCCGCGGGCAGGTCGCCGGGGAGGAGGTATGATAAGCACCGTCGCATTATTTTGGGCTTTATGTGTCGTTTGCATTGTTAACATGGCGCGCTATTTCTCATCACTACGCGCGTTGTTAGTGGTACTGCGTAACTGCGATCCATTGCTCTATCAATATGTTGATGGAGGGGGCTTTTTTACCTCACATGGCCAACCCAACAAACAGGTGCGTCTCGTTTGGTATATCTATGCCCAACGTTATCGCGATCATCACGATGATGAGTTTATTCGCCGCTGTGAGCGGGTGCGTCGGCAGTTTATTCTGACCAGCGCATTGTGTGGTCTGGTGGTGGTCAGTCTGATTGCATTGATGATTTGGCATTAAGCACTTCAGCAAAAATAACGCATAAAAAAAGCGGGCCAGCAAACTGACCCGCTCGAGACTGATTACAAACGCAAAATTGCCTGATGTGCTACGCTTATCAGGCCTACATAATCTCTGCAATCTATTGAATTTGCATGTTTTTGTAGGCTGGATAAGGCGTTCACGCCGCATCCGGCATGAACAAAGCGCACTATGTCAACAATCTGAAGCGGGCCAGCTGACCCGCTCGTTTTGGTGCGTGCGATTACAGGAACTGCAAGGAGAGCCAGTAAAGCCCGCCGGAAAGCAGTACCGCAGCCGGAAGGGTAAACACCCAGGCCATCAGAATACTGGTCACGGTTTTACGCTGTAAGCCGCCGCCATCTACCACCATCGTCCCCGCGACAGAAGAGGAGAGTACGTGGGTAGTGGAAACCGGCATCCCGGTATAACTCGCCAGGCCGATAGACACTGCCGCAGTCATCTGGGCAGACATCCCCTGAGCGTAGGTCATGCCTTTCTTACCGATTTTCTCACCGATAGTCGTTGCCACACGACGCCAGCCAATCATCGTACCGATACCTAACGCCAGCGCGACCGCCATGATGATCCACACCGGCGCATACTCGATGGT
The nucleotide sequence above comes from Escherichia coli. Encoded proteins:
- the dtpB gene encoding dipeptide/tripeptide permease DtpB, giving the protein MNTTTPMGMLQQPRPFFMIFFVELWERFGYYGVQGVLAVFFVKQLGFSQEQAFVTFGAFAALVYGLISIGGYVGDHLLGTKRTIVLGALVLAIGYFMTGMSLLKPDLIFIALGTIAVGNGLFKANPASLLSKCYPPKDPRLDGAFTLFYMSINIGSLIALSLAPVIADRFGYSVTYNLCGAGLIIALLVYIACRGMVKNIGSEPDFKPMSFSKLLYVLLGSVVMIFVCAWLMHNVEVANLVLIVLSIVVTIIFFRQAFKLDKTGRNKMFVAFVLMLEAVVFYILYAQMPTSLNFFAINNVHHEILGFSINPVSFQALNPFWVVLASPILAGIYTHLGNKGKDLSMPMKFTLGMFMCSLGFLTAAAAGMWFADAQGLTSPWFIVLVYLFQSLGELFISALGLAMIAALVPQHLMGFILGMWFLTQAAAFLLGGYVATFTAVPDNITDPLETLPVYTSVFGKIGLVTLGVAVVMLLMVPWLKRMIETPESH
- the uspA gene encoding universal stress protein UspA; protein product: MAYKHILIAVDLSPESKVLVEKAVSMARPYNAKVSLIHVDVNYSDLYTGLIDVNLGDMQKRISEETHHALTELSTNAGYPITETLSGSGDLGQVLVDAIKKYDMDLVVCGHHQDFWSKLMSSARQLINTVHVDMLIVPLRDEEE
- the uspB gene encoding universal stress protein UspB, with product MISTVALFWALCVVCIVNMARYFSSLRALLVVLRNCDPLLYQYVDGGGFFTSHGQPNKQVRLVWYIYAQRYRDHHDDEFIRRCERVRRQFILTSALCGLVVVSLIALMIWH